In Rattus norvegicus strain BN/NHsdMcwi chromosome 1, GRCr8, whole genome shotgun sequence, a genomic segment contains:
- the Trim6 gene encoding tripartite motif-containing protein 6 gives MTSAVLVDIRDEVTCPICLELLTEPLSIDCGHSFCQACIIGNSDNSVLNPEGKSSCPVCRTVYQPGSLRPNRHLAAIVKRLREVVLGPGKQLEVIFCALHGEKLQLFCKEDGKLICWLCERSLEHRGHHTFLMEEVAQEYQDMFQESLKKLRREQQEAEKLKALIQEKRESWKSQVEPERHRIQTEFNQLRSILDREEQRELKKLEVEERKGLSVIEKAEGDLIHQSQALKDLISDLEHRCRGSTVELLQDVGDVTKRSEFWTLKKPQALPTKLKSLFRAPDLKKMLRVFRELTDVQSYWVDVTLNPQTANLNLVLSKNRRQVRFVGAKLSEPSSLEEHYDCSVLGSQHFSSGKYYWEVDVTKKTAWILGVCSTPVEPMFSFSQYSSKQGAYSRYQPQSGYWVIGLQRKHEYRAYEDSSPSLLLSMTVPPRRIGVFLDYEAGTVSFYNVTNHGLPIYTFSKYYFPTALCPYFNPCSCVVPMTLRRPTS, from the exons ATGACTTCAGCAGTCCTGGTGGACATCCGAGATGAAGTCACTTGCCCTATCTGCTTGGAGCTCCTGACAGAACCCCTGAGCATAGATTGCGGTCATAGCTTCTGCCAGGCCTGCATCATAGGAAACAGTGATAATTCAGTGCTCAACCCAGAAGGGAAGAGCAGCTGTCCTGTGTGCCGGACCGTCTACCAGCCTGGGAGCCTCCGTCCTAACCGGCACCTGGCCGCCATAGTGAAAAGGCTCAGAGAAGTCGTGTTAGGCCCTGGAAAACAGCTCGAGGTCATTTTTTGTGCGCttcatggagagaaacttcaactTTTTTGCAAGGAGGATGGGAAGTTAATTTGCTGGCTTTGTGAGCGATCTCTGGAGCACCGTGGTCATCACACATTCCTCATGGAGGAGGTAGCACAGGAGTACCAG GACATGTTCCAGGAGTctctgaagaagctgaggagggagcAGCAGGAAGCCGAGAAGCTAAAAGCTCTTATCCAAGAGAAGAGGGAATCCTGGAAG AGTCAGGTGGAGCCTGAGAGACACCGGATCCAGACAGAGTTTAATCAGCTCCGAAGCATCCTGGACAGGGAGGAGCAGCGGGAACTGAAGAAACTGGaagtggaagagaggaaggggctgAGCGTCATAGAAAAGGCCGAGGGTGACCTGATCCACCAGAGCCAGGCACTAAAAGACCTCATCTCAGACCTGGAGCACCGGTGCCGGGGGTCCACAGTGGAACTGTTGCAG GATGTGGGTGACGTCACAAAAAG GAGTGAGTTCTGGACCTTGAAGAAGCCCCAAGCTCTCCCCACCAAGCTGAAAAGTTTGTTTCGAGCCCCGGATCTGAAGAAGATGCTGCGAGTCTTTAGAG AGCTGACAGACGTCCAAAGCTACTGGG TGGACGTGACTCTGAATCCACAGACGGCTAATTTAAATCTTGTCCTGTCGAAAAACCGGAGACAGGTGAGGTTTGTGGGTGCCAAGCTGTCGGAGCCGTCTAGTCTGGAAGAACATTATGACTGTAGTGTCCTGGGTTCTCAGCACTTCTCCTCAGGCAAATACTACTGGGAAGTGGATGTGACCAAGAAGACGGCGTGGATCTTGGGTGTATGCAGTACCCCTGTGGAACCCATGTTCTCCTTCAGCCAGTACTCCAGTAAGCAGGGTGCCTACTCTCGGTATCAGCCACAGAGTGGATACTGGGTGATAGGTTTGCAGCGTAAGCACGAGTACAGAGCCTATGAGGACTCCtccccatccctgctcctctccaTGACGGTGCCACCTCGACGCATAGGGGTTTTCTTAGACTATGAGGCTGGCACGGTCTCCTTTTATAATGTCACAAACCATGGCTTGCCCATCTACACCTTCTCCAAGTATTACTTCCCTACTGCCCTTTGTCCGTATTTTAATCCCTGCAGCTGTGTAGTCCCGATGACTCTGCGGCGCCCAACTTCCTGA